The Montipora capricornis isolate CH-2021 chromosome 3, ASM3666992v2, whole genome shotgun sequence genome includes the window CAGTTGTGGGAAATACTCTGATCTTGATCGCCCTTCACAAGGAAATTTCGCTTCATCCGCCTTCGAAAGTTTTGCTTCGCAATCTGGCGGTAACTGATCTCTGTGTTGGAATCGTTGCCCAACCTTCCCACGTCGCTTTCTGGTTATCCTTATTGCAAGATATGCGGCAAGTGTGTCGCTTCGCCAATATCGTGACTATGACTGTAGGCACTATACTGTGTGGAGTGTCATTGTTGACAGCAAGCGCGATAAGCGTGGACAGACTTCTTGCTCTATTGATGCGACTTAGGTACAGACAAGTTGTAAACCTCAAGCGAGTATACGTGGCTGTGATCGGTATTTGGGTGTGTTCAATTTGTACCGCAATAATGTCGCAATGGTTGTATACTGTATGGCTCATTTTGGTAATTATTTTTACCTCATTGTGTCTCGCGGTATCCGTCTACAGTTATACGAGAATATTCCTCAGGATGCGTTATCATCAATCTCAAGTCCGCTGCAATGCTCAAGAACAGGCAAACCAAACAATTTCGCTAAATATTACACGATACAGAAAAACAGTATCCACTGCAATGTGGGTGCAGTTGGCAATGGTGGCTTGTTATTTGCCGTATATTGTAGTGTTGCCATATTCTCAATATGGAGAAGAGCGCCGGATTGGACAATCATTAACTTCAGATGTTGCAGTGGACTATGCATTAACTCTAATTTTTTTCAACTCATCGTTAAACCCAATTCTGTACTGTTGGAAGATCAAAGAAATGAGACGAGCAGTGAAGGACACTCTGAGACAATTGCTGAGTTTGCAAAATCAGTagtttaaaaatgttatttatggTGACCCACATCTCGGCTCCTTGAGTGCGATAATATATGAatatcttggagctggctgccaatagtggaagctcctgAATGTATCGGGAACACAACCTCCACTTAGCGACGCCTTTGTAATATACCTGCCATCTTCCTTAATTGCTGAATTTATTATTCTAATTATACTGCGATTTTTGCTTTTAGCAGTTGGAATGTCTTAAGCTCGTGTTTTGCTAAAATTGCCATCAAGATTTGCGAGCAAATTTTTGGTAACGCTTTTAATCCTGACATATGTGTTGGTGTCGGAATAATTCGCCTATTAAATATTTCTCGAAAATGTTCtagtcattttttcattttaaaattgatTTCATCCATTAGGATTTATCTGTAACGAACTGAAAGGAGCTTAAGGGAGATGCAATATGCCACACGGAGTCCTGTAGCCTGAAGTCCCATCAAATTTACAGTACAAACGGGAGCTTCCAAAAATGCCGTTGTTAATGTCACCAACCCCATTTTGTGGGCCCATTTAACTGTTATAATCCACTCGTTCGAGAATGACCAATCAGTGTGGGCGGGTGCGTCGTGACCCGCATCGTGGGTAGATCGTCAGTCGTGTGTATAGTCCGCCCACGCACGAAGCATTCCCATATCATGTGCGAGACTCTCAGCACACACGAGAGCCTCCAAGTCATACCCACGTCTATACTTCCAACTCATTCATCATCGAAATCAATGGATTGCCGGAGAGAGGAGAGAGTGTCAAGTGACAAAGGAAACCCACGAACTACCAATCTACGCTACTGACTGTAGCACTATCCTCCCAGCAGGTATACGTACAAGGTGCTTGAACGCGAGCTAGCTGAAACCCCTTACCATTGAACATGGGATAAGAGGGGACGTCTCCAGTGATACCGAATTGAAAATTACAGTGCTCCTCAACCcaaatattttcaatttttctgtCTTGTGCATAACACGAAGCCAAGAAATTTCATTAAGTACTTCATATAGTGCAAAACATTACGGTATCCGCTAAACGTTTCCTAACTTTGGAAATTCCATATATGTGTTTCTTGAAGTACTAGTCTCATTACAGGACAATTATATTGCAGATTTAACTAAAAAATACGAAATACAATTGTGGACAACCATGTCTATATGTAGTCGTGACTTAATCGTTTGCCGTATTCGGAATTCGTGATCCCCAAATTTAACGCACGAGTTAACAAGGGACATTCGCGACCAATTGAAGGTGACGATCACCTTCACAGACTGTACTTTCGCCCGAACACTCAAAGCGATAACTGAGGCGTTCATCGTCAAGGAGTATGTTTGTGAGTGAACTTTTGCTTTCTCCTATAGTTTTATGATGATCGTCTTTAAACGTACGCCTCAGCTTTCGAATAATTGGTCATTCCAGCCTAATGGAAGGCTCTTAAGTTTCAGATCAGTGGACTCGGCGCAAGGGAAGGCTTTCAAAGATGGTTAGAAATTTGAAGTTCTTGCTGTATTTTAATTGCACCATTTCCTCCTATCTCATGCATTGTATCTGTTTGCATAAACCATAAACTGTAGTTGTGAAATTATTGTCATTCGTTTCATTTATTACTTAAGGTTGCAAATAATAATTCAGAAACTGCCAAAAACATGTTTATTTCAGTTTCTTTATAATACAAACTGTGTTTGCAATAAATGTGTTAATTCACTTGTGTTCTGTTGGTGTGGAAGCTTTTATGTTAATGGTTACAAAAAGTCTGTTAATCTGATTGCTTCCTTCACGCGtgcacttttgtccaggattaaATGTAggtgttattaattttaatgaataCTTTCTATTTAACTGGGATGTTAGGTGATTTCACATTACCTAATAGCGGaacaccatgggtaagattctTGGGGTAATCTATGACGTCACTTTTGTCCACCCGTACAGACtgacgtcacgtacgtccgcCCGTACAGATTGTCGGGGTGGAagtggggaggcaggacagcctctggggagGGGAGTGTTCGGGTAATCACgattcattttgtactttatgcagaagcacaactatttccataaacactatacaccctttttttgaataagaaccttttttataagatCTTTGAGGCTGGGATTAACCAAAGTTATAAGAACGTATTAaaaacattcctcaggctgagactGAGTCGATTGAGaacttttttattttggtgtttgttttttctttttttttttttgatgaaagcatgaaataaaagaaaagaaatgtaaattaacccaaatacttaagggcATAATTAGATAAAGATGGTTTTCCTATTGCATGACACACATCTCAGTTAATGAGCAGTTTTTATTTATACAAATTATTTTCACACTATAAGATAGTTTTGAGATAATACTCTACACGACATGCAATCCTTGATATTGTTAACACTGTACAAAGTAACATGGACAAGAAATTATACACCTGTGGAATTTTCATTGACTTAAAGCACTTGATACAGTCAACCACCCAGTTTTACTAAGTAAGTTATATCATTGTGGCATTACAGGGGTTGCAAACGATTGGTGGAAATGAAAGTATTCGCTAAAGCGACAATGTCCTACGGGGTCCCACAAGGTTCTCTGTTAGGTTCTCTACTCTTTTTGgtatatataaatgatctaaTCCCTAACTGTTCTTCAAAGTTAAGCTTCTACCTATTTGCAAATGACACAAGcatgctttttgctgataataATCTCCGGCATCTTGAGGCCACGTTTAataataaacctaaaaatataTGTGACTGGCTAACGGCGAACAAACTTAcacttaacacaaaaaaaccaaattttgtcatATTCCGACCACGCCAAAAAGAAACTCGAATATGACATAAACCTAAATGTAATagataacaatactaatacacTAACCTCGCTCAAATGCagagaaaatgtaaaatgtctTGGAGTATTGATTGATTTTCATTTGTCTTGGAAATTTCACATTGATTATGTTGCTTCTAAACTTAGTAAGATTGTTGGAATCATTGCTCGGTTGAGGTATTTGTCTCGATAACACTTTACTTAGTATCTATCAGTCGCTGATGTTTCCGATTTAACGTATGGTTTAATTGCCTGGGGTCAAGCTGCTTAAccacacttgaataaactgtTACTACTTCAAAAAGGTGCCATTTGCTAAGCCTCGAACTCATGCGGTTCCTCTATTTATCTCATCTTAAATCTTACCGATAAATATGCTCTATTTTGAGACCATGTCCACTTCAATGTATGGCATCTCTAACAGCTTTGCTCCTCAAATTGTTTCTAGACTATTTAGAAAGTCAAGTTTGATTCATACTCTTAGGTAAGCGGAGAATGACTAGAATAAGTTGTAGAAGAGTAAAGGATTCTGGGTCCAGGTTTTCGACACGTTTTGTACCATTTTGTCCAAAGCTAAACCAAAGATTACTTTCGCAGCAGCTCTAACTTGTTACAGCTATTGTTATGCTTAGTCCGCGGGTAGGATACATCACCTGCCATTAGTTGTCGTTAAAGATTTAAATAAATAGCTCATGTCTCAGTTGTTATCCCTATGTACGTCAGAGTGTTTAAGTTACTATGTGGCATGCATAGAAATAAATTCACGCCAGTAGCTAGTCAGAAATGTACTGAATTAGAAGTCAATCATTTCAGTAAAAGGCgttcatttaaggacggtgcctactaagtCAAAGGTATTTCTGCGCGGGTTAGtgaatatgcggaaaaagcagatgttgacaagtgttattgaaatccaaaaagaaaattgggggtcaccacgcatttttcgaagataattaatcaacggtatttttaaaaagcgttcttttccaaattgaagcttgattatctctgaaaaatgcgtggttaccccgaattttctttttggataccaagagcactggtaagttctgctttctccgcatcgtttttgaaccgcgcaaaaaatgtccctgtattaataagcaccacccataggaatcccgagtatctcgagatgcgcagcaTCTCgagtatgcgcaataacaatagtaggcaccgtcctgaaGAGGAGCTAAGAAAGAAAGTTGTTCCAATTCTTCTCgagcagttagttttttttattaattacaTGAAGTGTTATTAGTAACGGGTGGCTTGGATTAACGCAACCTTTCTCATAATTTTCCTCGTGTCCGCCATTACATACATACACGCACAATGCTAAGTAACGTGGCATTCTGGCTCAGGGTTCCTACAACACTACATCCCAACCTAACCTCAAAATAACAGTCCAGCAGTTCATAACCTACTATAAGTACTGTACCCTAactatcaaaaacaaaaacaatgttacaattaaaaacatttgtttcctgctccggaagcataataaaagttaaaaaagttttacaaactcggagctaaaagttaaaacttatgaaatatttcgtccgtttttcaaccggacttcatcagtcaatgatgtgaatgttaaaaagatgaattttaaaaaggtttttttaacgcctcttgggggttagaattgtgtcatagatggctgctaattcgtaaccattgtctctgtttaacgccggtttcgtaagtttaatttgaatagcttcttttatcctgtgtttgaaggtgttaacgtcggttgatagtactttaacaccttcaaacgcaTGCTGCCTTTGTACGTCAATAAGCAGGGGAGCCTTTCTAAGGAATTTTGCATTCCGAATCACCCGTTTCCCGGTCTCCACTTGGACCAGCTCAAAGGTATCAATTTGTCCTTCAGAATTACATACTTATTCCCACTGAAGTTGGGGGTCAACTTCCCTTTGGTCAAGGTTGCCACAAATACAACGTCTCCCACTACCAGATCATGATGTCGAGCCCTTCGATTCCTATTGGCATAATCACGTAGTTTTTCTTGATAGCGTTTGTACCTTTCTTCCGGGACGATTCCTTTCTCCGGCTCTAGGACCACCGGCAACTTTCAGGTGTCATACCAGTCCCGGCATGAGGAGTGGATCTGTAGACTTGTAGAATGTCAGGCAGGACCGCGGTCCACAAGAAGCCATCAAGTTCTGCTACGCGGATGCTGTGTTCCAGGTATCGATGGAATCTTTCCACCTGTCCATTTGCCGGGAATTCGAAGTACGGAGACGTCCTACAGTGTTGAATTCCATTTAACTTGAGAAAGCTTTCAAACTCCTCTGACGTGAACTGGGGTCCATCGTCAGAGAGCAGTACCTTCGGGTTTCCAAAGCGAGAAAAATCCTCGGTGAGCACAGAGATTATCTTCTGACTGGTGGTACTCTTTAGGATCGTTGCCTCTGGCCATTTGCTCCTGTAGTCTACTAAGGTAAGAATGTAGATTTGTCCAGGAAATGGTCCAACCAGATCAATTGTACATTTGTCCCAGCAATGTTCAGGTAAGAGTGTAGGCTTGCATAGGGTATCTCGGCGAAGTGGTTGCAATCGTACACAAGTTTCGCAGTTACGGCAGAACTCTTCAATGTCCGAGTCCATTTCAAGCCAAAACAGGCTTGCACGTAGACGCTGCTTGGAGCGGACAATGCTGATGTGCTTCATGGGCCAGCCTTAGGGCCTTTTCCCTCAACTGAGCTGGCAAGCAAATACGACGACTACGCCACAATAAGCCTTGAGCATAAGTCAATTTATCTTTCAGCGGTTTCCATTGCCTTAAGCATTCATCCGACTTGCTCCATCCCTCGTTGACGGCGTTCGCTAccttttttaattctgtgtctTTCTTTCCAGAGTCTTGGATCTCCTCAATGGATAGCAATGTACTGTCCTTTTTGACAAAGTTCACATGCTCCTCCACAAACTTTACTTCAGTTGCTGGAGAGGTCACTGGCAATCTGGACAAACCATCAGCAATATTTCCAGTCCCTGGTTCATATATGAGGTAAAAGGCACAGTCTTGAGCTCGCAATGCAATCCTCTCCAGAAGctcatttgaatttttttttcctgctcgATACCCTTAGAATTACCGGGATAACTCGCACATTAAAGGAACCTAGTCAGCCACGCCCATTTTTTTTGGTTGACATACGGGACTTCTGGTTATGTCTTTCTGTTGGGACTTGACCAAACCAGAATAATCGTGAAAATGCGAGATATTTTTATCGGCTAACCTATATTTCTCTGATACCCAAGCAGTTGGCAATGAAAACAAGGCCAGatagtttaatttagtttcaTTCGCTGCTTGTGTGGTCCTTTGTAAGTAATGATAAGCAGTACTGAGTCTCAGTAAAAGTAAGCtaaacatggtttcatttgtcgCGCACGCAATACACACTTGTAGCATAAGATGAGATGCTATTATTCTTCGTCCCTAGAATTTCTTCGTTTTAAAGTTTACCAAATCTTGAAACCGGTGTTGAATCCAACAAAAATATCTTCCTCCTGTTAATTAAACACGAGCTGACCTCTATAGTTTTTACTTCCcagataaaaatcaaaatatgTCACACGCAAGCTCTCTCAGTTCCACAATACTCAGTTTTATTACCGGTGagaaactgaaatgaaaataacCTTAAATCGCCCTCTGGTCGATCACAATTCAACAATTGCGGTTTTGCTCTCTGCCACTCCAAGAGAAGATGGTTCAAGAGAAGATGGTTCCCTAGGGCCACTAGGAAGAATACTTTTATAGTAATAGGtgttaccctctttaaataaaggttattaTTAATGATTTCCATTTCCACTCGATAACATGATTCGAAGAGCAAGTGATACATATATaatcataaaaaataaaattgtaataaAAATAACTTATTTTTCCATGGAAAACATAATTATATGGCCCAtttgatgtccgatggaaacaTATTTGAATTTTACAGAATTCGGAGTTTCCGGTTGTACCGAAAATGGCACTGAAGAGTTGTGCGCGCGCAACGTAAAGCACGTGACTACGGTCCTTTAATTGATGATGGATTTCAACACACTAAGTGGTACCGAGCAGTGAATTTCATCCTCTACTGAGGCATGATCATCCCTGTCACTATAATACAGGAGTTCTCAGGGTCCTGATGCGGTACTATCAAATTCTTTGAACTGACACTAAAtgaactgtattttttttacttcatctcATTGGTGGAGGCCAATACATGAATGgtagataagataagataagataagataagataagataagataagataagataagataagataagataagttTATTTTAGCAACAGCAAATTCATTCCAAAAAAATATTACGTATTTGATACAATCTAGCAATATTTTTGAACGCTTTAATTAAGATCAAACAAAAATTGTAcaaaaaagtaaatttaatcTTCCCGTAGTGCAATTTATATTGATACAAGATGACTGTACACAGCTTTTTAGGCTGAAAACACGTtgggaaaatagaaacgcttccTATTTTCCCGATTCGTCCCCGAACATCCCATATTATCGGGGATGTCTTTGATTCATGGTTTGCATTAGTTGCGAAAATCTGGGACGGTAGGGAAGctgcgaaatccccgatcgtttgggattttcccgacatatgaaaactatgCTTAATCTATAGGTCATCCATCCATCCAACGCATTCATCGTAAcgataaaattttaatttttcagaaCATTCACACCGTTCATAACAATTTCGGTTCTGGAAGGTTGGTGCACACTTTCCAAGGTCAAAGACTTGTAATAATCAgaaaaatttaagaatatcGCGAGACCATATGTTTAGATTACATTCTTACATTCTCAATCGTAAGCTTCGCAGTCATCTTGGCTTTAATTCTTATCCCCTTTTTTTAAACAGATCATGCTTCTGGCGTTGGTTATCGTTACCACTCTTATGGGCAAGCTTTTCTCCGGAAGCAGAGCAGAGACTTGCTTAAACTCGATCTGCACAGTGAAAGCCAAAGGTCCGTCTGTTGTTGAAGCTGTCGTGGTCAAGATAAACGAGCTTGGCATATTTCCATATGATCACAAGTTTTTGTGTCGCATAGCATGGGTTGAGTCAAAATACGGACAAGACCATCGTACCTACAGAAGGGGCTATTACGGCGGTAATTGGCAGGTAATGAATCAAGACATGATGATGAGGCACTACTTTTTCCCTTTTAAGAAGGGACAATTGCAATAACAGTTACAATTAAAGCTGCACAGCGTTGATCACTAAATCTTTCACAGAGTGACAaatgttttggaaaaaaaaaaaaaaaaaaaaaaaaaaaaaaagaaaagaaaaacaaacccCAAGCGTTCTCATAGCAAGGATACTTGAAACAAGATCAAAAACTAATAAGCTaagcacttgaaaacaaaaggaaacttaACAAAAGTTAATTTAGAGAGGAAGACGCAATCAACCTTTTACAGTTCTCTAACTTTATGGCCCTCAACTATACCACAGagaacagaccacaacaccaggaaacGTGACTCCGTGCGCATGCCCTACTATTTGCGAATACTGTGAGGGTTCTTTTACGTCACACAAGATTATGAAAAGAAAAGGGTTGTGACAAGGGGCCGACGATTTCAAGTCAATGTCCG containing:
- the LOC138041105 gene encoding histamine H2 receptor-like; this encodes MSTTNFTEQYEKFYDLPFCSAGSVAGFHLICLAAFNIVLAIAAVVGNTLILIALHKEISLHPPSKVLLRNLAVTDLCVGIVAQPSHVAFWLSLLQDMRQVCRFANIVTMTVGTILCGVSLLTASAISVDRLLALLMRLRYRQVVNLKRVYVAVIGIWVCSICTAIMSQWLYTVWLILVIIFTSLCLAVSVYSYTRIFLRMRYHQSQVRCNAQEQANQTISLNITRYRKTVSTAMWVQLAMVACYLPYIVVLPYSQYGEERRIGQSLTSDVAVDYALTLIFFNSSLNPILYCWKIKEMRRAVKDTLRQLLSLQNQ